The sequence ATAAGTATTGAACCAAGAGAATACAAGGAACCTAATTGATAATCGGGACTCAGACGTGGTTCACTTTTTTGATCAAATCATGCATTCATGAGAAATCTCATTCTTTCAGACCAGCTTCTTGTTGACAAGCTacaaaatgtttatttttaaacttgTCTGCGAGTTTGTAAATGCTTACCCCATTTACTGAGGATACCGCCTAAAATTCACTTGGGAgaagcaaaaaaaaaagaaggtaAAATAGAAATCCTGTTACCTTGTACCACATCAAGCTTTGATTGATTGGTGCATCACTCCCATGATGAGTCCATATTGAACTATTGGCCATAGCTACATTTTGAAGTCCAAGGAATTCACCCTCAAGTCCAACCTGGAATACATTCGTGTTGAACACCGAAACTTTCCACAAAAAAGAAATACTACGAAGCTGAAAGCCACATAGATTTGGCGGGCTTGATCCATAGAGTGAAGAAAAACTTTTGACATAAATATGCATCATTCCTATGGCTATGATGCATATTTCGAAAGTTTGTTAAACTTGAGTGGTTACCTGATAGGTCCACTGCGTGGCAGAAAGATCCGCCTTCCAACTTTCTGAATCAGTGGCAATGACTGAATACAGTCCCGCTCCTTGGACATCAAACCATGGTCCATAATTCTGAACCACAATATTTCAAACAGAGTAATTTCTGAATTTGGATATGATCAACAATGAGAATATGTGTGATGCTTATATTGAGGATGTTCAAATAGCAAAAGATTTCCAATGAAGGATCCAATACCTGTAAACCAATCATCATACTCAACACGTCTAATGTGTTGCTTCCACTGACCAGGTTAACTTTAGCACTCAGCAGGAAGCTGGCATCGTCATGGTTGCCAAACCCGAATGCTGGAAGAATACGGATTGTGATGTTAGCCAATTGGGATGCTAATATTTCGACACAAAATACACAAGGAACAGCATAAAATAACTACCACCTCGACCATcaggattaaaaaaaaaacactaactGATTATTTACATGTTAAAGTATCAGGATATTTGTCCCACACGATAAACATTTTGCAATAAGTAGCAAcgcttatttttttttttaccaggAACAAGAAATATATCTTCTTACATTAATGGTTTGGCCTGGTAGGCAAACATTTGTATTGCAGTTCAAAGATCAATCTAGTATCGGTTCCTGGTATTACACAGTGTACTGCAATTAGTTCAGAGTTGTAACTACTAACTAGTCTCTTAAGCAGATCTGAAGTtacaagataaaataaaaatgaaaagaaatagGAATATCTTCTCTAGATAAAAAGCTCTATTTATCAAAGACAACATGAGTTAAAAAAGTATAACTGATCAACATTTGATTTACCTACTGGCCTTTTGTTTACAAAGAGAAGAGCTGCATGGCCCAAGCTCCCAATAAGCAAGCCTACttcttttgtttgattttgtgtAATATTTGCATCCAAGTTTATGCTGCCATAAAATTGCACACAGAAAATGATTGTGATCTTTTTACAGGTAAGAAACTAAAATTGGACCTTCATTTCTTCTTCATAATTGTACTGATTTTTACCACCTAGACAACTttacaaaaacaaacaaacaaagagATTTCATGTTGATGGAATGTAGAGGTAGGTATCTCTTGAATATTGACACAATTGTTCAGTAACTAGGTAAATTCAATACTGATGAACCTTCCTATTTATAATCTTGCAGACTGTGGCATTCAAATGGAAAAGAATAATGTAGCGATTTACCTTGTTGTATACCAGAGAAAATCACTGATAtcttttgttgtatttatttgcTCCAGTAGACCGGTTGCCCCAAACGAATTATTTCCCCAAATGCCCACCTTTTCTTTGTACCAACTccaagatgaagatgataacgGAAAGTCATGCATGGTGAGGTTCCGGTTAAAATCATCGCCATTAAGAGCTGTTTGAGAAACAACCTTTGTCCATGCCAAAAATGCAAGGAATAATCTTCATAAGAAACTAAAGTCAATAGAGTGTCACCAGACTCAACTTCTTCTATTAACATTTCAATCACTAAATTGCACAGAGACAATGTAGGTGGTTTCACAGTCTTAACTATTTCAAACTCAATGCGGAGTTAACTTCAAGATAACCATTTACATATTTGTGCTAGTCTGAGATGTTGACAGAAAGTTAACTTCCCAAGTCCACGAAAGCTTATCTTAATAAACTTTCACCCATTTCGATAAAGAATTAGAAAATTGCATGGGACAACATTTATGTGGTTCTGGTTAATGAACCGAAAGGAAAGTATAATACTACGAAATGACATCCGATGCATAGCATAAGGCACCAAGAACACATAATAGATTATCTTTAAACCAAAAAAATCATGTCTTGAACTGATTGTGTGATCTCATGGTAAAGGTACCATAAACTCATAATCGGAATTTAAATGGCCAGACTAAGATTTGACCGTAAATTAATATTCTGGCAAGCAAGTTTCCATATACAAAATTACGAGGGATAGGCCATTGCAATACCATTCACTTTAGACCTCTACCTTTTCCTATTAGAAAATGTAATGTGTACATGAGAGACTGCTGAGATACCTTAGCTGTGTTGAATATGACGTTCTCACAATCTGGAAGAATGCTCACAGACCATGCTGGTAGAAAGTAAGATTTCCCATTGAAAGTGACAGTTGCATTAGTGGAGCTACCATAATTGGCAAGAAAGGCTGCACAGTCATTGGAGGACTTGTAGTATATATGTGCCTGATAGAAGATAAAATAGTCAGCTTTTGGGATTATGAAGATTTCTAGTTTCCACATGCAATAATTCGGCAATCCACAAAATAATTAACATCTCTATATAGATCGCATCTCCACAGGAAAATTTTAAAAGGGAGAAGAATGTTATAGGGAAATTATACATGACAGATTGGATTATTGATTGCCAAGGAAAGACCATCTAATTTAACAGATTTGTActtaaagataaaaaaaaaatttctccaaTATATTTACTCTCTTCCAACTGAATCTAGCTTAAGCTTCAGGGTAAACAGTGAAAAAATGCATAAATCAATATAAGAAATCTGAATGGCTTCCATTGAATTTTTCGTTTCCTATATCCGACCAGTCTGTGTCCGATCTATCACAGAGTCAAATGAATGGAAAACAGCTATTGAACTGCTGAACACACCTCAAGATTAACACCAAGAGACATTTGAGTTGCATTAGCATAGACCAAATATTCCTCacactttttaattgaaatATGAAGGTCCCGCAGGTGGCCCCACTTCGGCTGATTGATAAATCCTGCATAAaaattgttgttatagatgaaaGTGATTTAACTGCATAGCGTTCATTGAGCAGCTATCGTGCCCGTTCATCATTATCCAGGAAATGTGTTCAAAAATTTGATGCATGACACAAAATCTTTGTTACAAAAGCTTCTATTCCAAATGTTAGTGTCCATGTGTTCGTAATGTAACTGTGAATGACCGAGATTGTTGAGAATTCAGGGGGATGTTTTGATGTTGGGATGAccccatccattgaaaaattTTGTTCGGCATAAGACTAcattcaaatttgaaaaatataaaaaccACAGAAAGTACCACGGCTCGATTATGTTTGACTTTATTTACTCCTTATCTATAAAGCTTTCAATGTGGTTAAGAGATCCCAAAAaagccaaaaaaaataataataataataacctgCTTCAGCACATTACAGAAAGAACACATGGAGGGTTTCTTCAGGTATGAAAGGAGTTGGAATTTGGAAGACACCTCGATTATGTATACCCAACATAAGAATCACAGAATGGGTCAGCCAGATCAGAAAATTTACCATACTCGTTTATTGGGGCATCGTAGTCGTAACTAGTGGCAACCAAAGGACCCCCTGCTGTTCTACCAAAGTTGGTGCCACCAAAATACTGGAAGAAGAATTGGAACAAGACATTAAGCCGGGCGTAATTTGTTTATCAGGCCATAAGCAGCACCTATATTTTGCATCCTAATTAATTTACCATGTAATAATTTTGGAAAGTTCCACCTGTTTCAAAAAAGCGTGCAACAGCAAAAGCCAAGTCTTCGACAGGACGAAAAGGAACAGCATACCCGAACGCAAGGAACCTATAAACTTATACATCAGTTCAAAACCCCAGAAAGCTTGATAAAAAAATAGGTATCTTGATTTCTCTGCAGCAATAACTTGACAGAGAATTGTGTAGCATGTTACCATCCAACATAGTTCTCTGTCCACATTTTTGGTTTGTAAGGTGAATTGGGCACAAATCGATCACAATAAAACCCATTGCAAGTGTTTATCTGCATATTTCATGATTCCTTCAATTAAACATAGCTAAAAAGCTCAGCTACAGAACCCCAAAACACAGAATGAACTGTTCATTATATGGAATAATAAAAGACAGAAGTGATGTGATCGCTTACAATTGGATCAGGCGCATCTTCCTGCGAGCACATTACCCATGGAACAGATGTATTAAGGCCAACAGCTAATTCTGCAGCCCATTCAACATATAACTCTCCGCCTACTCCATAAGCCCATTCGACATTACCATATTCATTTTCCACCTATAAATTATAATACACCATCTTTGGAAACATGTCCAAGAACAAATAAACGCAAGGGAAGCACTTACTCAATTAAAAGGAACTCATTAACACTAGGATTCTGAGTATGCTCAATGCTTTGTGTTCAAAAGATTCTATCAACGAGATATTTTGAAGGCAATGTTGCAAAAACTCAGGGATCTCAATTCAGTCAGTGAACTAACCTATCCTTACCGCTGCTCAGGGTTTCGAGTAAAAGGAAAAAAACAAGATGTGAATTATTCCACGATAAGGTCAAGCAGGAAGATAAGCCTTATTTGGGATCTAAAACATAAGGGAAGTGCCAAATCATGCTTCGGAAAATATTAGAACATTTAAATGGTGCCATACAAACATTAATATCCAGAATAGAGTCGAGATAAGGTTTTCAGGCTAAAGCCAACCCGATTCTTGACCTCGAATTACCTCATAAAACTTATTTTATTACAATTCCAAAACATGAAACAGCTTTGAAAAACCTGCAATTAATATATACAAAGGCTGCTATGTCCACAAAAAGAAGCAACCTGCGCAAGAATAATTGGCCCTCCTTCAGACGCAAACAGATTCTCATCCTTCATCATGCTAACTATTTTCTCAAGAAAGCGCTCCATTTCTTTCTGCAATGGCATTAAAACATGCATACCAGTAAATCTCACACTTGTAGCAGATATCTCAAGAATCTATACTGAGTAAAACAGGAAGACCTCAAATGCACCTTGAAAAGGTCATTTGTCGTTCGGAACTGTATTCCAGGAATAAAATGCAACCAAACAGGGAATCCTCTGTTTATAAGATACATGAAGGATTACAGTGGAGAAAAGCATATGCATGTAGATGAAACTGTTTACATTT comes from Henckelia pumila isolate YLH828 chromosome 4, ASM3356847v2, whole genome shotgun sequence and encodes:
- the LOC140863201 gene encoding beta-galactosidase 6-like isoform X2; amino-acid sequence: MQSGSVHYPRTMPEVWPGIIRKAKEGGLDVIETYVFWNYHEPVRGEYYFGGRFDLVRFVKDVQAAGLFVHLRIGPYACAEWNYGGFPVWLHFIPGIQFRTTNDLFKKEMERFLEKIVSMMKDENLFASEGGPIILAQVENEYGNVEWAYGVGGELYVEWAAELAVGLNTSVPWVMCSQEDAPDPIINTCNGFYCDRFVPNSPYKPKMWTENYVGWFLAFGYAVPFRPVEDLAFAVARFFETGGTFQNYYMYFGGTNFGRTAGGPLVATSYDYDAPINEYGFINQPKWGHLRDLHISIKKCEEYLVYANATQMSLGVNLEAHIYYKSSNDCAAFLANYGSSTNATVTFNGKSYFLPAWSVSILPDCENVIFNTAKVVSQTALNGDDFNRNLTMHDFPLSSSSWSWYKEKVGIWGNNSFGATGLLEQINTTKDISDFLWYTTSINLDANITQNQTKEVGLLIGSLGHAALLFVNKRPVAFGFGNHDDASFLLSAKVNLVSGSNTLDVLSMMIGLQNYGPWFDVQGAGLYSVIATDSESWKADLSATQWTYQVGLEGEFLGLQNVAMANSSIWTHHGSDAPINQSLMWYKTTFFAPEGKGPVSLNLAGMGKGQAWVNGLSVGRYWSSYLSPSTGCSENCDYRGTYDASKCLKKCGQPAQTLYHVPRSWLQSGENLLVIHEELGGDPSTISFLTQKGQVICGRVSEDDLPPADTWEQSLGFVSRTPQLRLACEPGWHIVSILFASFGNPEGKCGAFVHGSCHNNVSSIVHQVCTGKQGCSIPVSTANLGGACPNMVKILTVEALCMA
- the LOC140863201 gene encoding beta-galactosidase 6-like isoform X1, whose translation is MLRMLFLVILLLEGNFWDVVDSTTVTYDSKALVIDGKRRIMQSGSVHYPRTMPEVWPGIIRKAKEGGLDVIETYVFWNYHEPVRGEYYFGGRFDLVRFVKDVQAAGLFVHLRIGPYACAEWNYGGFPVWLHFIPGIQFRTTNDLFKKEMERFLEKIVSMMKDENLFASEGGPIILAQVENEYGNVEWAYGVGGELYVEWAAELAVGLNTSVPWVMCSQEDAPDPIINTCNGFYCDRFVPNSPYKPKMWTENYVGWFLAFGYAVPFRPVEDLAFAVARFFETGGTFQNYYMYFGGTNFGRTAGGPLVATSYDYDAPINEYGFINQPKWGHLRDLHISIKKCEEYLVYANATQMSLGVNLEAHIYYKSSNDCAAFLANYGSSTNATVTFNGKSYFLPAWSVSILPDCENVIFNTAKVVSQTALNGDDFNRNLTMHDFPLSSSSWSWYKEKVGIWGNNSFGATGLLEQINTTKDISDFLWYTTSINLDANITQNQTKEVGLLIGSLGHAALLFVNKRPVAFGFGNHDDASFLLSAKVNLVSGSNTLDVLSMMIGLQNYGPWFDVQGAGLYSVIATDSESWKADLSATQWTYQVGLEGEFLGLQNVAMANSSIWTHHGSDAPINQSLMWYKTTFFAPEGKGPVSLNLAGMGKGQAWVNGLSVGRYWSSYLSPSTGCSENCDYRGTYDASKCLKKCGQPAQTLYHVPRSWLQSGENLLVIHEELGGDPSTISFLTQKGQVICGRVSEDDLPPADTWEQSLGFVSRTPQLRLACEPGWHIVSILFASFGNPEGKCGAFVHGSCHNNVSSIVHQVCTGKQGCSIPVSTANLGGACPNMVKILTVEALCMA